In Campylobacter concisus, a single window of DNA contains:
- a CDS encoding sigma-54-dependent transcriptional regulator: MNIVIVEDDINMRKSLEIALGEYEELNIKSYKSAVEALKKLSDDTDLIITDINMPKMDGLEFIKELNGKFDVIIMTGNATLNKAIESVRLGVKDFLTKPFDVSTLYEAIKRVELLKQKTPKIIKKIETKSENNGFLATSKALEATLNIALKAARTDASIMLSGESGVGKEVFAKFIHANSPRKDAAFIALNMAAIPENLIESELFGFEKGAFTDAATTKKGQFELANGGTLFLDEIGEMPINLQPKLLRALQEREITRLGATKSEKIDVRIICATNANLELSMREGRFREDLFYRLNTIPLFIPPLRERKDEILPIAQDTLEKCCKEYGFEAKNFSKAAKEELLSYDYPGNIRELISVVQRAAILSEGDEILPNDLFLQARSKK, encoded by the coding sequence TAAGAGCGCAGTTGAGGCTCTAAAAAAGCTAAGCGACGACACTGATCTAATCATCACCGACATAAACATGCCAAAGATGGATGGACTTGAGTTTATTAAAGAGCTAAACGGCAAATTTGACGTCATCATAATGACAGGAAATGCGACGCTTAATAAGGCGATCGAGAGCGTGAGGCTCGGCGTAAAAGACTTTTTAACCAAGCCATTTGACGTCTCAACGCTTTACGAGGCGATAAAAAGGGTCGAGCTTCTTAAGCAAAAAACTCCAAAAATCATAAAAAAAATAGAAACAAAAAGCGAAAATAACGGCTTTTTAGCCACTTCAAAGGCACTTGAAGCGACGCTAAATATCGCGCTAAAAGCCGCAAGGACTGACGCTTCAATAATGCTTAGTGGCGAAAGCGGCGTTGGTAAGGAGGTCTTTGCTAAATTTATCCATGCAAACTCACCTAGAAAAGATGCGGCATTTATCGCTTTAAATATGGCTGCGATCCCTGAAAATTTGATAGAAAGTGAGCTTTTTGGCTTTGAAAAGGGCGCCTTTACTGACGCTGCGACTACCAAAAAAGGGCAGTTTGAGCTGGCAAATGGCGGAACGCTATTTTTAGATGAGATCGGCGAGATGCCTATAAATTTACAACCAAAGCTGCTTCGTGCACTTCAAGAGCGCGAGATAACAAGACTTGGTGCTACAAAGAGCGAAAAGATAGATGTTCGCATCATCTGCGCTACAAACGCAAACTTAGAGCTTTCGATGAGGGAGGGCAGATTTAGAGAGGATCTTTTCTACCGCCTAAACACGATCCCGCTTTTCATCCCGCCACTTCGCGAGCGAAAAGACGAAATTTTACCTATCGCGCAGGATACTTTGGAAAAATGTTGCAAAGAGTATGGCTTTGAGGCTAAAAATTTCTCAAAAGCGGCAAAAGAGGAGCTTTTAAGCTATGACTATCCAGGCAACATAAGAGAGCTCATTTCAGTCGTGCAAAGAGCGGCGATACTAAGCGAGGGTGATGAAATTTTGCCAAATGATCTATTTTTACAAGCCAGAAGCAAAAAATAG
- a CDS encoding aspartate-semialdehyde dehydrogenase, which yields MRKFNVAVVGATGAVGEELFRVMEEVEFPVGELLPLASAKSAGSEIEFNGKYYKVKELTEKVFSEHEIDIAFFSAGGSVSEKFAKFAADSGAVVIDNTSHFRMDKDIPLVVPECNPSDIAMWKNRGIIANPNCSTIQMVQILKPLNDAFSINRVDVSTYQAASGAGKEGMEELVVQMQKFFEFKLDECEPKVFAHRLALNVIPHIDVFLDNDYTKEEMKMVNETQKILHKDIEVSATCVRVPVLRSHSEAITIHFDKDVSADAAKEILSKAPSVVVVDNPANKEYPMPIISSDTNETYVGRIRVDNYRPNVLHLWCSADQIRVGAATNAVRIAQKWIAMQE from the coding sequence ATGAGAAAATTTAACGTAGCTGTAGTTGGTGCTACTGGAGCGGTCGGCGAAGAGCTTTTTAGAGTGATGGAAGAGGTTGAGTTTCCAGTTGGAGAGCTTTTGCCGCTTGCTAGCGCAAAAAGTGCTGGTAGCGAGATCGAATTTAATGGCAAATATTACAAGGTAAAAGAGCTAACCGAAAAAGTTTTTAGCGAGCACGAGATTGATATCGCTTTTTTTAGTGCGGGCGGTTCAGTCTCAGAGAAATTTGCCAAATTTGCAGCTGATAGTGGCGCAGTAGTCATCGATAACACCAGCCATTTTAGGATGGATAAAGATATCCCGCTAGTTGTGCCGGAGTGTAATCCAAGCGACATTGCTATGTGGAAAAACCGCGGCATTATCGCAAATCCAAACTGCTCAACCATCCAAATGGTGCAAATTTTAAAACCACTAAACGACGCTTTTAGTATCAATAGAGTCGATGTTTCTACATACCAAGCGGCAAGCGGTGCTGGCAAAGAGGGCATGGAAGAGCTTGTTGTTCAGATGCAAAAATTCTTTGAGTTTAAGCTTGATGAGTGCGAGCCAAAGGTATTTGCGCACCGCCTAGCGCTAAATGTGATCCCACACATCGATGTCTTTTTGGACAATGACTACACAAAAGAAGAGATGAAAATGGTCAATGAAACGCAAAAAATTCTTCACAAAGATATAGAAGTTAGCGCTACCTGTGTGCGCGTACCAGTACTTAGAAGTCACTCAGAGGCTATCACTATCCACTTTGACAAAGATGTAAGTGCGGATGCAGCAAAAGAAATTTTAAGCAAAGCTCCAAGCGTCGTTGTAGTGGATAATCCAGCAAATAAAGAGTATCCGATGCCTATCATTTCAAGCGATACAAATGAGACTTATGTCGGTAGGATCAGAGTTGATAATTACAGACCTAATGTGCTTCATCTTTGGTGTAGTGCTGATCAGATCCGCGTAGGAGCTGCTACAAATGCTGTCAGGATCGCACAAAAATGGATCGCGATGCAAGAGTAA
- a CDS encoding YqhA family protein, which translates to MDRDARVNKKGFLLRKIFEKILLASNSFTLFPVVFGLLGAIVLFIIASYDVGKVLLEVYKYFFAADFHVENFHSEVVGEIVGAIDLYLMALVLYIFSFGIYELFISEITQLKQSKQSKVLEVHSLDELKDKLGKVIVMVLIVNFFQRVLHANFTTPLEMAYLAASILALCLGLYFLHKGDH; encoded by the coding sequence ATGGATCGCGATGCAAGAGTAAATAAAAAAGGATTTTTATTGCGTAAGATATTTGAAAAAATTTTGCTTGCTAGCAACAGCTTTACACTTTTTCCAGTAGTTTTTGGACTTTTAGGTGCGATCGTGCTTTTTATCATCGCAAGTTACGACGTCGGCAAGGTACTTTTAGAGGTTTATAAATATTTCTTTGCTGCGGATTTTCACGTTGAAAATTTCCACTCAGAGGTCGTTGGCGAGATAGTTGGAGCGATCGATCTTTACTTGATGGCGCTTGTTCTTTATATATTTAGCTTCGGAATTTACGAGCTTTTCATCTCAGAGATCACACAGCTAAAGCAGTCAAAGCAGAGCAAGGTGCTTGAAGTGCATTCGCTTGATGAGCTAAAAGACAAGCTTGGCAAAGTGATCGTCATGGTCTTGATCGTAAATTTCTTCCAAAGAGTGCTTCACGCAAACTTCACAACACCGCTTGAGATGGCTTATCTTGCAGCTTCTATCCTAGCGCTTTGCCTTGGACTTTACTTCCTTCACAAGGGAGATCACTAA
- the hemE gene encoding uroporphyrinogen decarboxylase, translating to MIFIDACLKKPTPYTPVWMMRQAGRYLPEYMRVRAQAGDFLSLCKDYKKASEVTLQPVEILGVDAAILFSDILVVPLEMGMDLRFEKGEGPVFTEPLRDKAALDVLSIEKSTKNLAYVYDTIKLTRENLAKDKALIGFCGAPWTIATYMIEGGGSKTYAVCKKMLYQNPEFLHQILEKVTQALIFYVKEQIRAGVNAVQIFDSWAAALEEQAYFEFGFNYINKIVDSVKAEFPEIPVIVFPKGISGYLDKISGKFDVFGVDWSTPIELAKEKLSPRYVLQGNMEPTRLYSKKAIDEGVDKILSTMKGVPHIFNLGHGILPDVPVENAKYFIKQVQTKSAR from the coding sequence ATGATTTTTATAGACGCTTGTCTTAAAAAACCTACCCCTTATACGCCTGTTTGGATGATGCGCCAAGCTGGTAGATATTTGCCAGAGTATATGCGAGTACGCGCGCAAGCAGGAGATTTTTTATCGCTTTGCAAAGACTACAAAAAGGCTAGCGAAGTCACGCTTCAACCAGTTGAAATCCTAGGCGTTGATGCGGCGATTTTATTTAGCGACATCCTTGTTGTGCCTCTTGAAATGGGCATGGATCTACGTTTTGAAAAGGGCGAGGGTCCAGTTTTTACAGAGCCTTTGCGTGATAAAGCTGCACTTGACGTGCTAAGTATCGAAAAATCGACTAAAAATTTAGCATACGTCTATGACACGATCAAGCTCACAAGAGAAAATTTAGCCAAAGATAAGGCGCTCATTGGCTTTTGCGGCGCACCTTGGACGATAGCTACATACATGATCGAGGGTGGTGGCAGTAAAACTTATGCAGTTTGCAAAAAAATGCTCTATCAAAATCCAGAATTTTTACATCAAATTTTAGAAAAAGTGACGCAAGCTCTCATTTTTTACGTCAAAGAGCAAATAAGAGCAGGCGTAAATGCGGTGCAAATTTTTGACAGCTGGGCGGCTGCGCTTGAAGAGCAGGCTTATTTTGAGTTTGGATTTAACTACATAAACAAGATAGTTGATAGTGTTAAGGCTGAATTTCCAGAAATTCCGGTCATCGTTTTCCCAAAAGGAATAAGTGGCTATTTGGATAAAATTTCAGGCAAATTTGATGTTTTTGGTGTCGACTGGAGCACGCCAATCGAGCTAGCCAAAGAAAAACTTAGCCCAAGATATGTCCTTCAAGGAAACATGGAACCAACTAGACTTTATAGCAAAAAGGCGATAGATGAAGGTGTGGATAAAATTTTAAGCACGATGAAAGGCGTGCCACATATTTTCAACCTTGGGCATGGAATTTTGCCTGATGTGCCAGTTGAGAATGCAAAATATTTTATAAAACAGGTACAGACAAAAAGTGCAAGGTAA